Sequence from the Sporichthyaceae bacterium genome:
ACACCGAACTCGACCCGGTGGTCGAGGGCGTCCGCGAGGCACTCGGTACGCACGGGGCACCCCATGCACACCGCCTTCGCGCGGTTCTGCGCCGCGCCCTGGACGAACAGCTCGTCCGGTGCGGACTTACGGCAACGCGCCCGCGAAGCCCATTCGGTGTCCCACATCTACCTGCGTCCTTCCCCCTGGCGAGCCGGCCCGGCGGGCCCGAACCGTTG
This genomic interval carries:
- a CDS encoding WhiB family transcriptional regulator, yielding MWDTEWASRARCRKSAPDELFVQGAAQNRAKAVCMGCPVRTECLADALDHRVEFGVWGGMTERERRALLRRRPNVTSWRGLLETARDEHLSPKALPEAG